The DNA window aAAGATTCAGGTTGATTCATAAAGGCTTGGATTACTCTTTGTGAACATTAGGGAAAGGAGAGTGAGGGAAAGATGGGTTCCTTGTCGAGGTTCAAATTCTATTGCTCTTGCATATGTTGAAGTGGCTAAGGTGATAAATTTGAATATGTTGGGCTTTGCCCTAGAAAATTTAAACTTTGTTGTTATGTTTgattctttttataattatatgtgAAGGGCAAACCTTTGAGTTCGTTTTAcctaaaattaattagttatcgTTTTATCCGAGATAAGGATATGTCTTGAAATATGATGAATTTTCTCAATATGTCcgaattattttattgatagctagattaataaattaatttattatgttaatttaatttttcgtTATATATATCTCTATACTCCAACTCttttaatatatctttttaatcCATCTCATTATCTCTCTAGATTTTTTAAAGTCATTTCCTTATTTTTTGCAAATGTTCTTTGAGTTCTTTACTCGATATTTTTCCTCTTAAACACGATAATCGTGATTCAGATATTTTTGTCTAGTGTGTTGTGTAGTGATTTTATGTGCTAAACTATTGTATAAGTTTGAACCTCACTATCATGTGAGGGATTTTAGGATAAAAGTAGGGGCAAAGTTAAAAACATTGTTTCCATCCGAGTAATattctcataaataaaattgtggTCCTCACAATGACTTCAATTTAAGAGATATCAATCAAAAGCTCTTATTCGTTTGTAAGCGATTATCCAAAGAGTAATCCTCCATAGAAGGTTTTTGTATAAAAGAACCGGAATAAACCCCTTAAAAGCAAGTCCCAGAGCCACAAATTGAGAAAGGACACTTCATTGCTactttttttaaagtaaaagaGGTTTGAAACTCGATGTTtgggaagaaaaaaacaaaaaaataaaatgccAAAAAGAAAACCAGAATAAACTCCAAAAATCTatgaaaaaattagaaaaatatttttgtgttggttgaggtattgaaatcaccattcgtgCTAACTAatactctagtcttgattgttATAGCAAAAAATAATGTAACGATTCTACCAGATACATcccataaacaaaaaaaaattgctcAAGTAGTTGAGGCATTGAAATCACCATATGTTGCTCATTCAGACTTTAATCTTGATTGCTACAATAAGAAAATGACGTATCGATTCTAGCAGATATACCCACGagtcaacaaaagaaaaaaaatgacaaatagAAACCCAAATTAGAAAGTTTATAAACCtctttaaaagatattttacaATGAGTGGAATTTCAAGAAATGTGGTTCAGGGCCGAGCAACCAAAAATAGTTACACTCTTGTCAAAACATCGATGTTTTGACTATCTTTTTTGAGGGTTATGattatggaaaatattttgtaCACGAGATCGAATTTATATCTAATATCTCAAAAATTAGGGAAGAAGAAATCTTATTccttgatgaaagaaaaatcatcacaaaggaAAGGAAGAGATGTTCAAAGCCTAACCCCGAAGAAGTTTCGAATCCGAAAATGTCATGATTCATTTAAAAGAATCAAGGTTCATTCCAATCTcaaaaaaatgagaaacaagGATAGGAACTAGGGAACAAAAAAGTTCCCTTTATCCAAAAACAGGAGTCATCTGTTCGTAAAAGTTTGAAATCACTGTCTAACAGATTTCAACTAACTATGAAGATCATTTTAACAAAGTAATAGGGAAAACAATTATGTTGAAATATTCCCTTAAAGGCCAAAAGAACGAAGACCGATACTATAAAAGCAAATAAGCAAATCGAGTCTCTAAAAACTCTATATGTTGATAAGTACAAgaaatcgttcgtacatgattctgtttcaaaaccctatttgttaataggtaacctaaaccctatatgttgataagtatgagaaatcgttcgtacatgattccATTCAAATCCTTTTTTGTTAGTGGGTAACATAAACCCTATCCGTTGATAGGTACAAGAAAacattcgtacatgattctattcaaaaccctatttgttagtTAGTAACATAAaccttatctattgataggtacgagaaatcgttcgtacacgattccgttcAAAACTTCATTTATTAGTAGGTAACATAAACCctctattgataggtacgagaaatcgttcgtacacaattCCGTTCAAAACTCTATTTGTTAGGAGGTTCTGTTGATAAGTATGTTAAATCGTTCGTACATAATTCCGttttaaaaccctatttgttaatgGGTAattaaaaccctatttgttgataggtacgtaAAATTGTTCGTCCACAACTTCATTTTAAaccatatttattaatagttaatcTAAACCCTATATGTCTACAGGTATGATgaatcgttcgtacatgattcaATTTCAAATAGGTAACCGAAaccttatttattaataggtaCGTGAAATcttcgtacacgattccgtttTAAAACCCAAATTATTAATAGGTAACctaaatcctatttgttgataggtatgagaaatcgttcgtacacgattccattCAAAATCCTATTTGTTTGAAGGTAAcataaaccctatatgttgataggtacgagaaatcgttcgtacacgatttcgTTCAAACCCATATTTGTTAGTAGGTAACCTAAACTCAATTTGTTTATAGGTACGAgaaatcattcgtacatgattccaTTCAAAAACCTATTTTATAGTAAGTAACATAAATcttatctgttgataggtatgAGAAATCGTTCATTCACGATTCTGTTCAAAACCCTATTTTTTAATAGGTAACAAAAACCTTGTCTATTGACAAAGTACGAAACATCGTTTAAACACGATTCTGTTTAAACCCCGATTTATTAATAGGTaaccaaaactctatatgtTGTTGGGTACGTgaaatcattcatacatgattctGTTATAACCCTGTTTGTTAATAGGTTTCCAAAactctatttgtcgataggtatcAAACTGTGTATGTTGACAAGTACCAAGGTCATTCGTACATGACCCACCTAAatcttatatgttgataggtacgggacatcgtttatatatgattccaccaaaaccctatctatcgataggtcaAGGCataatttttatacgattccgcCAAAAttctatctatcgataggtcgagacatcgtttatatacaaTCTGCCAAAATCCTATTTATCAATAGGTCGatacatcatttgtatatgattccgcCAAAACCCCGTCTATCGATAGGTCGAAACATCGTTTGTATACGATTCTATCAAAATCCTATCTATCGATAagtcgagacatcatttatttataattctacCAAAACCTTATATATCGATATgtcgagacatcgtttgtatatgattccgccaaaaccctatatatcgataggtcgagacattgtttgtatacgattccaaaaccctatctatcgataggtcgagacatcgtttatatacgattccgcCAAAActttatatgtcgataggtcgagacatcatttgtaaaCGATTCTGTCAAaactctatatgttgatagatcgagacatcgtttgtatacaattccgtcaaaaccttatatgtcgataggtcaaCACATCGTTTATAAACGATTATgcaaaaaccctatttgtcgatagttcgagacatcgtttatatatgattcctccaaaaccctatatgtcgatatgATTCCGCATCcgagattaattttatatgatcCATACAAAAAacttatctctcgatatgtataTGACCTATATGaccaaaccctatctctcgataggtatccaaaccaTATCGCTAGAATAGGTATCAAAATCCTATCGCTCGAATATGTATAAAAACCCTCTCTTTCAATAGGTATttcaaaccctatctctcgatagatacccATCAAAATCCTATTTTTCGACAGGTGTTCTCCTTCtaattcaaaacataaaaatttatttgttgatagtaccaTGAACATATGTATATGATTGCCTTCAACTTTTACCTCTTGGTAACCTACGTGGAAAGTGTGTAAACTCCCACAATAAACTTATATGTTGATAATACCATGATCATATGTCTATGATCGTATGATgcattacttgttagtaagcCCTCTAATAAGTTTGTCACTCTTACCAAgacttatttgttgatagttattattgaatttttttattaataacttatcattaatattttcaaaattatttcaaatttgggCTTATTGTTACtctttttataaaacaaataattaagtaaacaaaatattcattttaatatttctgTAGGTACAGAAAACAAGTGTCTATACATATTTGTATACATTTAGTTGTTAATTATATGATGATGCAATTCTAAGTTTGTATTTTTGAGAAATATacacattatatttaaaatattaagatatacacacaaaattataattatattttaaaaatcataattattttaatatttatagtcGTTATACtctccaaataaaaaaaaaaagtagggTTTAAATCTCACGTAGTTTGTTTTCTTATTCAAATTTGTTAAGATTATCATGCAGGTGTTTAGATAacatatcttttatatatttttgtaaagagTAAAGATAGGAATAGGATGATTAGGATAGAATGATTAATAAATACacctaattcaaaatatttatttatccctctttttattaataatttttctcactcctctttttatatattaatttataattatatattttatttaattaatttttaataaaaatattttttttctctttttatctattaatttataattatatatattattgaattaatttatttatatattttgaaaattaataatttgaaaatttaataaatatatatataagaaagaataaaaagttaaatataaaaatgattaattttatttttaatttaattaattattttttttatttattaaattttgtggttaatagttaattaatttatttatgtatttttaaaatgaacaataataaggagaataaataagtcaaattaataaaatatataaatatatatttttaaaatatatattaaattataaatataaatatatatatatataataaaaattaaatatatatatatatataattttattaaattattatttcttttctttaaatttatctttcttatttctccttaaaattatttattttttataagatatatatattaacttgtaCATACTATTATAACCTTTCTCTTTTATACTTTAATGTTTCTTTGTATATATAAGTTGAATATTagtagtttaaattttatttattatttattttatatatttatatattagtattttctctttcctctcatttttctcttttttttttttttcaaccaatgtaTGAAAGACAAAATTTTAGAGCATAATGCAATTAGGAAAAGGATGGTGAGTAATTGCAATATTAAATTCTCTTTTTggtaaatattaaattcatattgtaaagataataatatttaattactttatatatttacaaaaataatgatatgagaaaaaaaaattacaacaaaGTGACAAACCATTGTACATGTCAActtaaaaatatgatatcatattaatttttctcttcaatttttaattgtaaatatCATGAACCATATTTAATATTcacttaatttgaaattaataaagaagAGTCATAATGGGAATTAATAAAGAGGACTCGTAGTGGAagggaatgaaaaagagaatgacTTGAAATCGTGGAAGGGAATGACTTGAAATCACCTCATTTTTGTTGGAAAAAGGGAAAAGTAAGAGGAAATCATTTGTGCTTGTTCTTGAAAAAAAGGGAAAAGTAAGAGAAAATATTGAAGATAATTTGTGCTTGTTCTTGTTGGAAAAAgggagagaaaatagagaagatataaattatttaattttttcagcttatttgattttttaagtcAATCATTTTTCAaggcttaattttttttattattttttttgttattgagTTTCTTCATCTTGTCTCATGTTTATTTGTTCATAAACCTATTGTATTATACtcatttttaagttatttaagttaaatgtgTTATTTGCAAGGGTAAACAACAACAAAGTTCATGCAaccaacattattatttattgctCACAAgctagtatttttatttaaacctTACAACAAAAACAACACATTATTGAAATTAACTGCTTCACAATCACTCACATTCCTCACTCTCCTTGCCTCTTCCCTTCAACATTGCCACCTCCACCACCGCCGGCAGTAGTAATAGTAGTAGTGCCAAGTGCTGCTTCCGACTGACCAGAGGCACCTGACCGGATTCCTAACCAAGAACCAACCGTTCCCTTAATCCTCTCAACCATGGTATCCGAAACTTCGGGAAGCTTCCCTTTCTTCTTGCCATCACCGCTAGGGTTTTTGTAATCATCACAAGAACCCAACCGATTCGCCACCTCATCCGACACAGTCACCTTCCCCATTACCTTTTCTCCTTCCTTCTTCTCTGGCTCTGCCTTACGCCACTCTAGTGCATCGGATATAGTTTCCGACAATGCCTTGTCTTCCTCCCCTGGACTCAGCTTTTCCGACATCAAAACTGTAAGTTTTTGCCCAGATTCTCTTCCCTCACCACCGCCACCGCCGTATCCCAACTTGGAAGCTACTGCATCCTTCGCTGCTATAGCTTTATCGGAAAAAGTAGATGCGGCCGATGATAACTTGTCAAGGTAATAACTTGGGGCGGAATCAGCGGCGGTAGCCGTGGTTGGATCATCCGGTTTTGGTGACAGTTCCGGGGAGAATTGCACATGAGTTCCTGTTTTTTGTTTTCGATCAGTCAATAGATCTGGGGTTTTCATGTTTGGTTTATGTTCTTCCTTAACCTTGTCTCCACCATGGATATTCATTCTGTTGAATGAATGATCAATTGATGTAACTCCTGCACAAAGATCAAATAGATAGATAATTTATACAAACAAATCACTAATCAAAATTTAAGTTTACCCATTCGAGTGGAGTCATTGGATGGCAAAAGATTTGATTTTGGGTAGTTAGAATCTTCATCCAAATTCATTGGATCATCTTTAACCACTGATTCCCTCCTTAATATCTTCGATCCGCTGATTTCGCCATCTTGATTCTTTTCACTTTCAGCAGGGGGATGATCACTCTGTTTGGCCATCTGGTGTGATATTTCAACATCGccatgatcatcatcatcatcatagtcttcttcttcctcgTCATGACTACTGTCATGATCATGGCCATGTTTTGTTAGTGTATTCTTAATCTTCTTAGCCTTGTCCTTCACTTTCTTAAATACCGATTTGATCTTTTCGGGAGGATGTTGACTACTACGTACATCTTCTTCTTGGCCTTTtgtaaaacaagaaaatttgattaataatactatagaagtcaaaaatcaaaattggaaACTGAAATTTCTTGTCAGATGAGAACCTGAAGTGGGTATTTGATCTTCGTGGCCATGGGGACGTGCCATTGGTGATTCTATCCTTGTTGCTTAAGAGTTTATAATGAAGAAAATCTGATCTTTCTGATGAAGACAGAGAGATGAATTCAAATTCTTATAGGAGAGAAATAGAAAGAGGCGGTGAGAGAATTGGATAACCGTTGCATATGTTGCGCACACGTGTCAAATGGTTTGCTTCCTGGCATGACTCGTGTCGAGTGGAGAAGAAACTAgtatatatgatataaattattctagaattaatctcatatttttttttataaaaaaaatgttatttaatcaaacttaaattatttgaaattatttaaattaaatgattgatagttttgtattttattttaataaaataaatttaacaattgtGATAGGATATTTTcttactaattattatttagtaaatttatttaaaaaaacaattaattcattaagttaaattaattttaatgtttaaatattatacatctatataaatttttttaaatgtttaaaaaaatatatgttgaaGACCTATCTATATCCAAACATATCCAAATATGGGAATGAGACAAAGATCAAAGTGAGGATATAGATTTGTAAAAATTATGCTCAACCGTTAGTTATTATAATCTACAATTTGTTGTCTTCATATCATTTGTTCTTTCTTATCTTCAACctccaaatttaaatatttggttaACTTTTTGGATTGTGTAATTGCAACAATGGAGTAAAATATTAGAGTTAAGACTTAAAGatacttaaatttaatataaaataaaagaatttaatggtctctacatagattcgtccatGGGTACTCGAATGATTGAGAGGTGATAAATAAGAGATGCAATTCCGTTTACTTCGAGAATTTTTTTGATAACGTTTTTATTATGTACTTGcaaaaatggaataaaaaaTAGAGTAGAGGCTtaatataatgtaaaatataataattaaagatatttaaatttaatatttaaaaaaaaattctaaaataaaaatatacttgaagagaattaaaatttggacataatatatcatatttatcttaaaaccaaaaaaattatgagtatatttttacaatatttaaatacataatatatatatataaaaagatttaacaagtgatatatttttttgagaaatgattaggtgggggaatttggtgagagaatgacatggcataatcttattcgttgaaaaaatcaaataatttctctattttttctctttcctcccacttttacattttacaaCCAATGAatgtgatgccaagtcatttcctcaccaaattccctcattctatcactcctcattttttttacttaaattaagtgattttggATCATCTTCTACCGACATCCCTTCTCATAGGGGAGggataaaattagaataattttatttttaaaaaaaattattttgtttagagTCACTagtatgtatcccgtgcatttgcacgagtaataatataaaaaaactgtaaaaaaaatattacggtaaaaattttatgacgagttaacccacaatccgactcaagtattcatttactctcacatatatatccaaattaaccacagctctcgacccggaaatccggacactttaaaaattaagcatcattatatatatatatattagttagttaaaaaggagaatttatattgttaaaatgtctcacgttcatcaaatttggtgttaaatttaaaatataaagtgttattagcttagttggttaaaggattgtacttgttttgtcaggttgcaagttcgaatcatacctattacatttttaattttaagtttatgggcaggtcaacccataatccgacccaagtattcatttactctcacatatatatccaaattaaccacagctctcgacccgacaatccggacactttaaaaattaagtatcattatatatatatttagattagttagttagttaaaaagttgaatttatattgttaaaatgtctcgcgttcatctaatttgctgttgaatttaaaataaaaagtgttattagcctagttggttaaaggggtGTACTttatttgttaggttgcaagtttgaaccatacctataacatttttaattttatttttaaccgttttaaatttatgtgcgggtcaaccacaatccgacccaagtatccatttactctcacatatatatccaaattaaccacaactctctacccagcaatccagacactttaaaaattaagcatcattatatatatatatatatatttttttttccatagaTACTTGAATGGTccgataaataaaaaatacctgGCTAAGAATGACAATGGGACATCTCGAAGTAGGAAATGCGTTTACCAACCTAAAGATTGAATCATTCTCAACGAAAAAAATGCTCTTTGAACCAAACGTGAAAGTTGTTATTCTATCTCAATTTTGTagtaacattttaaattatgtacTTGCAACAATGAAGTAAAAAAATAGAGTTAGGGGCTTaatataatgtaaaaataataataattaaaaatacttaaattagtatagaaaaaaaattctaaaacaaaaataaattcaaagagAATAGAAATTCGTACCTAATATTTCACGTTTATCTTATAACCGAATAGATTATTagtatatcttttaaaatatttagatacacaaaaaaatataaagatttaacAAGTAAGAATATTTGGTTTGGGAAATTGGCTCAAATGGGTTTCATAACCCTCGAAATTCCTCAAATGGCCAAAACCATAAAACATTGCTCAAATGGGTCTTCCAAACAAAAATACCTCTGATTTTCCTTCGCGTAATCATTGCTTCGCGTAACGCTTCGTGTAAGGCTTCGCGTAACACGTCTTATAAAAggattttctcatttttttatcttttttctctctctctctctttcgtGTAAgcccttttcttcttcttcaatcccTTTGTTTCTCGA is part of the Impatiens glandulifera chromosome 1, dImpGla2.1, whole genome shotgun sequence genome and encodes:
- the LOC124943997 gene encoding low-temperature-induced 65 kDa protein-like — encoded protein: FSCFTKGQEEDVRSSQHPPEKIKSVFKKVKDKAKKIKNTLTKHGHDHDSSHDEEEEDYDDDDDHGDVEISHQMAKQSDHPPAESEKNQDGEISGSKILRRESVVKDDPMNLDEDSNYPKSNLLPSNDSTRMGKLFDLCAGVTSIDHSFNRMNIHGGDKVKEEHKPNMKTPDLLTDRKQKTGTHVQFSPELSPKPDDPTTATAADSAPSYYLDKLSSAASTFSDKAIAAKDAVASKLGYGGGGGEGRESGQKLTVLMSEKLSPGEEDKALSETISDALEWRKAEPEKKEGEKVMGKVTVSDEVANRLGSCDDYKNPSGDGKKKGKLPEVSDTMVERIKGTVGSWLGIRSGASGQSEAALGTTTITTAGGGGGGNVEGKRQGE